The stretch of DNA GCAGCCAGTGGCGGGACCCGCAGCACCGCCTCCCCGCCGATGACCAGAGGTTCGCGGCTGGTGGCCAGAATCCGCAACCGCGGACACACCCGCAGCAAGGGGCCGACGAGTTCCGCGACCGCGTCCACCACCTGCTCGCAGTTGTCGAGCACCATCAACACCTCACGCGGGGTGAGGAACTCGATCAGGACCTCCCGCAGCGGCCTCGCCGAGTGATCCCGCACCCCCACGGCGCCGGCCACCGCATCGACCAGTGACGACGCGTCACGCAGTTCGCCCAACTCGACCAGCCGCACACCGTCGGCGTATTCGCGCTGCACGGCGGACGCGACCCGCATCGCCAGCCGCGTCTTCCCGACACCGCCGATCCCGGTCAACGTCACCAGCCTCGACCCGGCCAGCAGGTTCTTCGCCTCGGTGAGCTCGTGTCGGCGGCCGACGAAACTGGTCAATTCCAGAGGGAGACTTCCCGTCGCGCCCAGCGTGGAGTGCGCCGGCGAGCCTCGTCCGCTGCGCGAGGTCGATGGCTTTCGGTTCACCTGCACATCGGGTTCGGCACGGAGCGCCATCTCGTCGACCGGAAAGCCGTGGTCGCGTTGCAGACCTCGCAGCTGTTCCCCGAAGTCGGCGGCGGTGACCGGGCGCGCACCGGGCTCGCGGGACATCGCCCGCGCAATCGCGTCGGACACATCGTCCGGGATCCCGTGCTCACGCAGATCGGGCACCTCCTGCGTGGTGATCCGCAGAAACTGCGCCACCACCTGCTCACCGCTACGACGCTCGAACGCGGCATGCCCGGTCAACGCACTGAACAGGGTCGCGCCCAGGCCGTAGACGTCCGCGGCTGGACTCGGCGGATCACCGCCGAGCACCTCCGGCGCGGTATACGCCGGCGACCCGGTGACCGCACCGGTGGCCGTCTCGAAACCCCCGGCGATGTGCGCGATACCGAAATCCGCCAACTCCGGCTCCCCGTACTCGGAAAGCAGAATATTCGCCGGTTTGACGTCCCGGTGCAAAATCCCGAGCCGATGCGCCGATTCCACCGCACCGGCCATCTTCACCCCCACCCGCAGAACCTGCTCCAGCGCGAGCGGACCACCCTCCCGGACCCGGGCCTCCAACGAATCCTGCGGGTGATACGGCATCACGATGTACGGAAGGCCGCTGTCGGTGGCGCCGACCTGCAAAATGTTGACGATGTTCGGGTGCCCGGTCAGCCGCCCCATCGCCTGCTGCTCCCGGAAGAATCGGGCCCGGTTCTCCTCGTCGAGGTCGACGGTGAGCACCTTCACCGCCACCGTGCGATCCAGTTCCGACTGGGTGCAGCGGTAGACGACACCGAAACCGCCGCGTCCGATCTCCTGAACGTCAGCGAAACCAGATCCACCGAGTTCGGCAGCCGGGGACGGCGGGTACCGCTGAGTGTCGAGCGGATCACCTTCACCCATCGGACGGTCTACTCACCCCGTCGGCTCGTGGTTCCGGCGCATTGGTCCCGACGGCGCGACCAGCGCGGATACAACCGTGGACTCACCTCTCGACGGCGTCTTCTCGAGGATATCGCTGTCGGTGATCGGTGCGGGCGATCCTTGTCCCAGCCGGTGTGAGCCTCCCCATTTAGTCAATTAGATTGATCAATTTGGTTGTACGCTTTGCGCATGATCACCGAACAGGCCACCGCGCAGGTCCTGCGGGAAGCGCTGCGCCCGATCTGGCGACAGCTCACCGCAGGCAGGACGATCTCCGTCGGCAAAATAGGCGTGCTCGCGTACCTGTCGAAGCACGGCCCTACGTCCGCTTCGACCCTCGCGACGGCCGAGAAGATCAGTCCCCAGGCGATCGCCAACGCGGTGCGCGAACTCGAAAGTCTCGGCTTGGTTGCGCGGACACCCGATGAGCAGGATCGACGCCGGATCTGGATCGAGCTCACCGATGCCGGCCGGGAGAGGCTGGCGCAGGAGCGGTCGAAAGGCCTGGACTGGCTGGAACAGGCCATCGCGGAGCGGCTGACGGCCGAGGAGAAGAAGACTCTCGACTCCGTCGTCCCGATTCTGCACAAGTTGGTGGACGATGCCCCAGTCGACTGAGTCCACCACGCGACCCCGGTTACTGCCGGCCCTGGCGTATGCCGCCCTGACGACCGCGATCGTCAGTTCACTCGGCATGCTGCTGGTGCCCACGATCTCCCACGACATGCACGTCGAGGTGAGCACCGGCCAGTGGATGCTCACCGTCAACCTCCTGGTCGGGGCGGTCGCAACACCGATCATGGGCCGGCTGAGCGACGGCCCCCACAAGAAGCGCCTGCTCCTGTGCTCCCTGACCACGATCCTCGTCGGTTCGATCGTCGCCGCCGCCGCTCCCAACTTCACCGTCTTCCTGATCGGCCGCGCGTTGCAGGGACTCACCTACGGAATCGTTCCGGTGACGATCGCCCTGGCCCGCCGCTATCTCCCCGAGAACCAGGCCCGGATCGGCATTTCCAGCCTGTCGGTGACGGTGACGACGGGCCTGGGACTCGGATACCCGCTGACCGGCATCCTCGCCGACCTTCTCGGGTTCCGATTCGCCTTCTGGTTCGCGGCGCTGTTCCTGATCACCACCATCCTCGTCGTCTGGCGTGTCGTTCCCGCAGGTCCCGACGAGCAGGCACCGCGCAACACACTCGACGTCCCGGGCGCACTGCTGGTCGGCACCGGACTCGCGTCCCTACTCGTCGCCGTCAGCGAAGGCTCCCGGTGGGGCTGGGGCTCACCGTGGACCATCGGATTCTTCGCCGGGGCGGCCACACTGCTGACGGCGTGGTCACTCGTCGAACTGCGCACCCCGTACCCACTGATCAACCTGCGGGTACTGCGCAACGGTGACGTGCTGGTCGCGAACAGCACCGCGATCGGCCTCGGCGCCGCGATGTACATCGGACTCTCGATCGGCAGCCTCATCGCCCAGGCGCCCGCCTCCACCGGATACGGCATCGCGCTGCCCCTGTTCTGGGCCGGATTCGTGATGCTTCCCCTGTCGGTGGCCAGTTTCGGCGCGAACCGACTCGTCCGCGCGGTCTCGCACCGGATCCGCATGAGGACTCTGCTGCTCATCGGCGCGGGCCTCGTGACGGCCTCGAGCGCGCTGCTCTGGGTCGCCCACAACGCGCTGTGGGAAATCCTGATCGGAATGCTGGGGTTCGGGGCAGGAATGGGCATGACATATGCGGCGATGCCGGCCCTGATCGCCCGAAGCGTCGCCGACACCGAACTCGGTAGCGCAGTGAGCTTCAACCAGGTGCTGCGCACTGTCGGTGGTTCGTTCGGCAGCGCCCTCGCGGGTGCGGTGCTCGCGGCGAATCTGGCACCGGACCTACTTCCCACCGAAAGCGGGATCAGGCTCGCTCTCGCCGTGGGTGCCATCGGATGCGCGATCGTCTTCGCCGCATTACTCGTCAACTACGTGAAGTCCCGCCTACCGTC from Rhodococcus opacus B4 encodes:
- a CDS encoding MarR family winged helix-turn-helix transcriptional regulator is translated as MITEQATAQVLREALRPIWRQLTAGRTISVGKIGVLAYLSKHGPTSASTLATAEKISPQAIANAVRELESLGLVARTPDEQDRRRIWIELTDAGRERLAQERSKGLDWLEQAIAERLTAEEKKTLDSVVPILHKLVDDAPVD
- a CDS encoding MFS transporter, whose translation is MPQSTESTTRPRLLPALAYAALTTAIVSSLGMLLVPTISHDMHVEVSTGQWMLTVNLLVGAVATPIMGRLSDGPHKKRLLLCSLTTILVGSIVAAAAPNFTVFLIGRALQGLTYGIVPVTIALARRYLPENQARIGISSLSVTVTTGLGLGYPLTGILADLLGFRFAFWFAALFLITTILVVWRVVPAGPDEQAPRNTLDVPGALLVGTGLASLLVAVSEGSRWGWGSPWTIGFFAGAATLLTAWSLVELRTPYPLINLRVLRNGDVLVANSTAIGLGAAMYIGLSIGSLIAQAPASTGYGIALPLFWAGFVMLPLSVASFGANRLVRAVSHRIRMRTLLLIGAGLVTASSALLWVAHNALWEILIGMLGFGAGMGMTYAAMPALIARSVADTELGSAVSFNQVLRTVGGSFGSALAGAVLAANLAPDLLPTESGIRLALAVGAIGCAIVFAALLVNYVKSRLPSPERRTEGIGATSVRWP